A single region of the Gossypium arboreum isolate Shixiya-1 chromosome 12, ASM2569848v2, whole genome shotgun sequence genome encodes:
- the LOC108476737 gene encoding protein SET DOMAIN GROUP 40 isoform X1, with translation MVGNGKMNPSSEAEERGMKSLLKWAAKYGIEVSESCSSLGLGHCLGVSWFPGAGGRGVAALRPISKGELLLKVPKSALITTDSLLSRDETLSLALKAHPSHSSIQVFTVCLLYEINKGKASPWHPYFLHLPRSYSILAAFGELETQALQVDYAIWAAQKAVTKAKYEWEQAFTLMKELKLKPPLLTFRAWIWATGTISSRTLHIPWDEAGCLCPVGDLFNYAAPTEDPDSFENVENWQNEHAKDDLDIHHSQRLTDGGYEEDVAAYCFYAKKNYNVGEQVLLSYGTYTNLELLEYYGFLLEDNPNEKVFIPLDLDMHSLSCWPKESLYIHQNGRPSFALMCALRLWATPLQQRKSIGHLAYSGCPISKGNEIYVMKWIGKKCDALLKEMPTSVEEDKSLVHLMDKMEEYENLGEWVKKASAVFGGEFGDNNILKAAYGVEGDDELTSLVRTKMLIDRWKLAVQWRLMYKTVVARCISYCTDIINSLSTQ, from the exons ATGGTTGGGAATGGTAAGATGAATCCCTCATCGGAGGCAGAGGAAAGAGGTATGAAAAGCTTGCTAAAATGGGCGGCAAAGTATGGGATTGAGGTTTCAGAGTCATGTTCCAGCCTGGGGTTGGGCCATTGTCTGGGAGTCTCTTGGTTCCCCGGCGCCGGAGGAAGAGGTGTGGCTGCTCTCCGACCGATTAGCAAAGGAGAGTTGCTTCTTAAAGTTCCAAAATCTGCCTTAATCACAACTGACTCTCTTCTTTCAAGAGATGAAACTTTGTCTCTTGCACTCAAAGCCCATCCTTCTCACTCTTCTATCCAG gtattcactgtttgtttgttatatgAAATCAATAAAGGAAAGGCTTCACCATGGCACCCTTATTTTCTGCACTTGCCTCGTAGTTATTCCATACTCGCCGCTTTCGGTGAACTTGAAACGCAAGCCTTGCAA GTGGATTATGCCATCTGGGCTGCTCAGAAAGCTGTCACAAAAGCTAAATACGAGTGGGAACAAGCATTCACTCTCATGAAGGAACTTAAGCTTAAGCCTCCACTTCTCACTTTCAGGGCTTGGATTTGGGCTACTGGGACT ATCTCCTCTAGGACATTACATATACCTTGGGATGAAGCTGGCTGCTTATGTCCTGTGGGAGACTTGTTTAATTATGCTGCACCTACTGAAGATCCAGACAGCTTTGAAAATGTAGAGAATTGGCAAAATGAACATGCAAAAGATGATTTAGATATTCATCACTCGCAGAGATTAACTGATGGTGGATACGAGGAAGATGTTGCTGCATATTGCTTCTATGCTAAAAAAAACTATAACGTGGGGGAGCAG GTTCTCTTGAGTTATGGAACTTACACAAATTTAGAGCTTCTTGAATACTATGGGTTTCTTTTAGAGGATAATCCAAATGAGAAGGTGTTCATTCCACTAGACCTTGACATGCATAGCTTAAGTTGTTGGCCGAAAGAGTCGCTATATATCCATCAAAATGGGAGGCCGTCTTTTGCTTTGATGTGTGCTTTGCGCTTGTGGGCAACTCCACTGCAACAGCGGAAATCTATTGGACACCTAGCTTATTCGGGATGTCCGATCTCAAAAGGCAATGAAATATATGTGATGAAATGGATAGGTAAGAAATGTGATGCTTTATTGAAGGAAATGCCGACATCAGTCGAAGAAGACAAGTCGTTGGTTCATTTGATGGACAAAATGGAGGAGTATGAGAACCTGGGGGAGTGGGTAAAGAAAGCGAGTGCAGTATTTGGAGGCGAGTTTGGCGATAATAATATATTGAAAGCAGCATATGGTGTGGAAGGAGATGATGAGTTAACTTCATTGGTGAGGACTAAAATGTTGATAGATAGGTGGAAATTAGCAGTCCAATGGAGGCTTATGTATAAAACAGTTGTTGCTCGTTGCATTTCCTACTGTACTGACATAATCAATTCTTTATCTACTCAATGA
- the LOC108476737 gene encoding protein SET DOMAIN GROUP 40 isoform X2 produces the protein MKLCLLHSKPILLTLLSRQVFTVCLLYEINKGKASPWHPYFLHLPRSYSILAAFGELETQALQVDYAIWAAQKAVTKAKYEWEQAFTLMKELKLKPPLLTFRAWIWATGTISSRTLHIPWDEAGCLCPVGDLFNYAAPTEDPDSFENVENWQNEHAKDDLDIHHSQRLTDGGYEEDVAAYCFYAKKNYNVGEQVLLSYGTYTNLELLEYYGFLLEDNPNEKVFIPLDLDMHSLSCWPKESLYIHQNGRPSFALMCALRLWATPLQQRKSIGHLAYSGCPISKGNEIYVMKWIGKKCDALLKEMPTSVEEDKSLVHLMDKMEEYENLGEWVKKASAVFGGEFGDNNILKAAYGVEGDDELTSLVRTKMLIDRWKLAVQWRLMYKTVVARCISYCTDIINSLSTQ, from the exons ATGAAACTTTGTCTCTTGCACTCAAAGCCCATCCTTCTCACTCTTCTATCCAG GCAggtattcactgtttgtttgttatatgAAATCAATAAAGGAAAGGCTTCACCATGGCACCCTTATTTTCTGCACTTGCCTCGTAGTTATTCCATACTCGCCGCTTTCGGTGAACTTGAAACGCAAGCCTTGCAA GTGGATTATGCCATCTGGGCTGCTCAGAAAGCTGTCACAAAAGCTAAATACGAGTGGGAACAAGCATTCACTCTCATGAAGGAACTTAAGCTTAAGCCTCCACTTCTCACTTTCAGGGCTTGGATTTGGGCTACTGGGACT ATCTCCTCTAGGACATTACATATACCTTGGGATGAAGCTGGCTGCTTATGTCCTGTGGGAGACTTGTTTAATTATGCTGCACCTACTGAAGATCCAGACAGCTTTGAAAATGTAGAGAATTGGCAAAATGAACATGCAAAAGATGATTTAGATATTCATCACTCGCAGAGATTAACTGATGGTGGATACGAGGAAGATGTTGCTGCATATTGCTTCTATGCTAAAAAAAACTATAACGTGGGGGAGCAG GTTCTCTTGAGTTATGGAACTTACACAAATTTAGAGCTTCTTGAATACTATGGGTTTCTTTTAGAGGATAATCCAAATGAGAAGGTGTTCATTCCACTAGACCTTGACATGCATAGCTTAAGTTGTTGGCCGAAAGAGTCGCTATATATCCATCAAAATGGGAGGCCGTCTTTTGCTTTGATGTGTGCTTTGCGCTTGTGGGCAACTCCACTGCAACAGCGGAAATCTATTGGACACCTAGCTTATTCGGGATGTCCGATCTCAAAAGGCAATGAAATATATGTGATGAAATGGATAGGTAAGAAATGTGATGCTTTATTGAAGGAAATGCCGACATCAGTCGAAGAAGACAAGTCGTTGGTTCATTTGATGGACAAAATGGAGGAGTATGAGAACCTGGGGGAGTGGGTAAAGAAAGCGAGTGCAGTATTTGGAGGCGAGTTTGGCGATAATAATATATTGAAAGCAGCATATGGTGTGGAAGGAGATGATGAGTTAACTTCATTGGTGAGGACTAAAATGTTGATAGATAGGTGGAAATTAGCAGTCCAATGGAGGCTTATGTATAAAACAGTTGTTGCTCGTTGCATTTCCTACTGTACTGACATAATCAATTCTTTATCTACTCAATGA